In Sphingomonas sp. LT1P40, the DNA window CGACCGATTGCAACGGGCGCAATCGCTGCGTTGCACAATGCAACCAATGAGTATGGTATTATATAAGCATGCTTATTATATTGCTGCCCATGAACGAGTCGCTGGGTTTTGTCATGGCCGATGTCGCGCGCTTGATGCGCCGCGATTTCGATGCCCGCGCGCGCGCGATCGGGGTCACCAACGCGCAATGGCGTACGCTCAAGACGCTGGCCCGGAATGAGGGCAGCAATCAGGGCGCGCTTGCCGAGATGCTGGAGGTCGAGCCGATCACGCTCGCGCGCATGCTCGACCGGCTGGAGGAAGCGGGGCTGATCGAACGCCGCCGCGATCCCGCCGACCGCCGTGCCTGGCGCATCCATCTGACTCCGGCCGCCGAACCTTTGATCGGACAGCTTCACACTATCACCGATGCGCTGATCGCCAATGCGCTGACGGGCGTGTCGGAAACCGATCAGGCGCGCCTGCGCCGCACGCTCGAACATATCCGCACCAACCTTTCCCCCGACGACACCAAAGAGGCCGCAAATGGCTGACGCAGACCCCCGCATCGACGCCGGACAGGCCATCGAACTCGCGCCCGCACCGCGCCAGCGCCGCTGGCTGCGCCCGCTGCTGATGTTCGGCGTACCAATCCTGCTGATCGCGCTCGCGGGCGCATGGTGGGCCTCTTCCGGCGGCACCGTTTCCACCGACAATGCCTATGTCTCGCAGGACAAGGTTTCGGTCGCCAGCGACGTAGCCGGGCGCATCGTCGAGGTGTCGGTAAAGGAAAATCAGGCGGTCAAGGCCGGCGACCTGCTGTTCCGCATCGACCCCGAACCTTATCGCATCGCCGTGGCACAGGCCGACGCGGCCATCGCCAATGCCCAGGTTCAGGTGACCACGCTTCAGGCGGGCTATGCCGCAACCGGCGCCGATATCCAGGCGGCACGCGACACCATCTCCTCGGCGCAACAGGACTATGCCCGGCAACAGGCGCTGATGGACCGGGGCTTCACAACG includes these proteins:
- a CDS encoding MarR family winged helix-turn-helix transcriptional regulator, producing the protein MNESLGFVMADVARLMRRDFDARARAIGVTNAQWRTLKTLARNEGSNQGALAEMLEVEPITLARMLDRLEEAGLIERRRDPADRRAWRIHLTPAAEPLIGQLHTITDALIANALTGVSETDQARLRRTLEHIRTNLSPDDTKEAANG